In one Desulfoferula mesophila genomic region, the following are encoded:
- a CDS encoding ABC transporter permease → MRAFLAIYRREMASYFHSPVAYVVLVAFMLLTGYFFYAGVSFYTLASLQVMQNPMMMELNLQDHLMGGLISNMSVILLFAAPLLTMRLLAEERKSGTLELLLSYPLSDVSVVLGKFFAAWSVLGLMVAATWVQTILLSFMAPMAWLPLAISYGGLLLMVGAFAAFGVWTSSLTENQIVAAFAGFLPLIILWAVGWAAPLVKPSLGEILKGLSLGTHFQGFPKGLVDTADLAYFVLFIGLFIFLSIRTLEAKRWKA, encoded by the coding sequence ATGAGAGCCTTTCTAGCCATATACCGCCGGGAGATGGCCTCCTATTTCCACTCGCCGGTGGCCTACGTGGTGCTGGTAGCCTTTATGCTGCTCACCGGCTACTTCTTCTACGCGGGGGTGAGCTTCTACACCCTGGCCAGCCTGCAGGTGATGCAAAACCCCATGATGATGGAGCTGAACCTGCAGGACCATCTGATGGGCGGCCTGATCAGCAACATGTCGGTGATCCTGTTGTTCGCCGCGCCGCTTTTGACCATGCGCCTGCTGGCCGAGGAGCGCAAGAGCGGCACCCTGGAGCTGCTGCTCTCCTATCCCCTGAGCGACGTCAGCGTGGTGCTGGGCAAGTTCTTCGCCGCCTGGAGCGTGCTGGGCCTCATGGTGGCCGCCACCTGGGTGCAGACCATTCTGCTGTCCTTCATGGCCCCCATGGCCTGGCTGCCCCTGGCCATCAGCTACGGCGGGCTGTTGCTCATGGTCGGGGCCTTCGCCGCCTTCGGCGTGTGGACCAGTTCCCTGACCGAAAACCAGATCGTGGCCGCCTTTGCCGGTTTCCTGCCCCTGATCATCCTGTGGGCGGTGGGCTGGGCCGCGCCCCTGGTCAAGCCCTCGCTGGGCGAGATCCTAAAGGGCCTTAGCCTGGGCACCCATTTCCAGGGCTTCCCCAAGGGCCTGGTGGACACCGCCGACCTGGCCTACTTCGTGCTGTTCATCGGCTTGTTCATTTTCCTGAGCATCCGCACCCTGGAGGCCAAACGGTGGAAGGCATGA
- a CDS encoding DUF3536 domain-containing protein, giving the protein MGKFVCIHGHFYQPPRENPWLEAVEVQDSAAPFHDWNQRVTAEGYAPNAAARVLNPAGKIEDIVSNYQRVSFNFGPTLLDWMAKEKPGMVEALQEADRVSRERWGHGNAMAQVYNHLIMPLATRRDKLTQIRWGLKDFAHYFGRPAEGMWLAETAVDLESLELMAAEGVKFTILAPHQAQAVRPLEGADWQKVGPEGVDGSRAYRVSTPAGDIAVFFYQGPMSRGVAFEGLLDDGARFAARIKDALPGGENPLLLLATDGESYGHHHRFGEMALAFALNRLEQDPEVQLINPAAYLEAHPPQWEARVLEDSSWSCPHGVERWRSNCGCALDPGRGWSQAWRTPLRQAVDRLLERLSAVMEEAGGALFKDPWAARDAYVDLILDDSLEAREKFLGEHQSHVLSPEEVMRVFMLLESQRWGLFAATSCAWFFDDLAGIEAVQNLRFAARALQLAGELDGGGWEEEIMGILAQARSNQPGEGDGDDIWRRRVAPAKVGPRRVAAHAAISGVMGEEPPPEELFVYDLISSGHRHRSNLGLDLSWGKLTVTHRRLGRPHPIVYAALHTGGHEFLAQVAYDPGEWDPVALEQPVEPLLRMLDQRGIRELMAKSLGGDAFTLGDLFLEGRRSLAQEMLSRTLAGEFDLARNLYDTHRDTMRFLQEINVPRPKLFEALASAVLAGELIQLLVGDPRSLSPGRLGEIVSQARELDLNLEGPRVNRAVEEALSVEVAALAAEPGDAMALERAGAILDLREALSLDPNLWEAQNIVFGLAQRLGRQNLTEGLAALGRRLNLDL; this is encoded by the coding sequence ATGGGAAAATTCGTTTGCATCCACGGGCACTTCTATCAGCCGCCCCGGGAAAACCCCTGGCTGGAGGCGGTGGAGGTGCAAGACAGCGCCGCGCCCTTTCATGACTGGAACCAGCGGGTAACCGCCGAGGGCTACGCCCCCAACGCCGCCGCCCGGGTGCTCAACCCGGCGGGCAAGATCGAGGATATCGTCAGCAACTACCAGCGCGTCTCCTTCAACTTCGGGCCCACCCTCCTGGACTGGATGGCCAAGGAGAAGCCGGGGATGGTTGAGGCCCTCCAGGAGGCCGATCGGGTCAGCCGGGAGCGCTGGGGCCACGGCAACGCCATGGCCCAGGTCTACAACCACCTGATCATGCCCCTGGCCACCCGGCGGGACAAGCTTACCCAGATTCGCTGGGGCCTGAAGGATTTCGCCCACTACTTCGGACGCCCGGCCGAGGGTATGTGGCTGGCCGAGACGGCGGTGGACCTGGAGTCGTTGGAGCTCATGGCCGCCGAGGGGGTCAAGTTCACCATCCTGGCCCCCCACCAGGCCCAGGCGGTGCGACCCCTCGAGGGCGCGGACTGGCAAAAGGTGGGCCCCGAGGGGGTGGACGGCTCGCGGGCCTACCGGGTGAGCACCCCGGCCGGGGACATCGCGGTGTTCTTCTACCAGGGGCCGATGAGCCGGGGGGTGGCCTTTGAGGGCCTTTTGGACGACGGGGCCCGCTTTGCCGCGCGCATCAAGGACGCCTTGCCCGGCGGCGAAAATCCCCTGCTGCTGCTGGCCACCGACGGCGAGTCCTACGGCCATCATCACCGTTTCGGGGAGATGGCCCTGGCCTTTGCCCTGAACCGCCTGGAGCAGGACCCCGAGGTCCAGCTCATCAACCCGGCCGCCTATCTGGAGGCCCACCCGCCCCAGTGGGAGGCCCGCGTGCTGGAGGATTCCTCCTGGTCCTGCCCCCACGGGGTGGAGCGCTGGCGCAGCAACTGCGGCTGCGCCCTGGATCCGGGGCGCGGCTGGAGCCAGGCCTGGCGCACGCCCCTGCGCCAGGCGGTGGACCGTCTGCTGGAGCGCCTTAGCGCCGTGATGGAGGAGGCGGGCGGGGCCCTGTTCAAGGACCCCTGGGCCGCCCGCGACGCCTACGTGGATTTGATCCTGGACGACAGCCTGGAGGCCCGGGAAAAGTTCCTGGGCGAGCATCAGTCCCACGTGCTGAGCCCCGAGGAGGTCATGCGGGTGTTCATGCTCCTGGAGAGCCAGCGCTGGGGCCTGTTCGCGGCCACCAGCTGCGCCTGGTTCTTCGACGACCTGGCGGGAATCGAGGCGGTGCAGAACCTGCGCTTCGCCGCCCGGGCCCTGCAGCTGGCCGGCGAGCTGGACGGCGGGGGCTGGGAAGAGGAGATCATGGGCATCCTGGCCCAGGCCCGGAGCAACCAGCCCGGCGAGGGCGACGGGGACGACATCTGGCGGCGGCGGGTGGCCCCGGCCAAGGTGGGCCCGCGCCGGGTGGCCGCCCACGCGGCCATCAGCGGGGTCATGGGCGAGGAGCCTCCCCCGGAGGAGCTGTTCGTCTATGACCTGATCTCCAGCGGCCACCGCCACCGCTCCAACCTGGGCCTGGATTTGAGCTGGGGCAAGCTCACCGTGACCCATCGCCGCCTGGGGCGGCCCCACCCCATCGTCTACGCGGCCCTGCACACCGGGGGCCACGAGTTTCTGGCCCAGGTGGCCTACGACCCCGGCGAGTGGGACCCGGTTGCCCTGGAACAGCCGGTGGAGCCCTTGCTGCGCATGCTGGACCAGCGGGGGATCCGGGAGCTGATGGCCAAGAGCCTGGGCGGGGACGCCTTCACCCTGGGCGATCTTTTCCTGGAAGGCCGCCGCTCCCTGGCCCAGGAGATGCTTTCCCGCACCCTGGCCGGCGAGTTCGACCTGGCCCGCAACCTCTACGACACCCACCGCGACACCATGCGTTTTCTCCAGGAGATCAACGTGCCCCGGCCCAAGCTCTTCGAGGCCCTGGCCTCGGCGGTGCTGGCCGGCGAGTTGATCCAGCTGTTGGTGGGCGATCCCCGCTCGCTGAGCCCCGGCCGTTTGGGGGAGATCGTCTCCCAGGCCAGGGAACTGGACCTGAACCTGGAGGGCCCCCGGGTGAACCGGGCGGTGGAAGAGGCCCTCAGCGTGGAGGTGGCCGCCCTGGCCGCCGAGCCCGGCGACGCCATGGCCCTGGAGCGGGCCGGGGCCATCCTGGACCTGCGCGAGGCCCTGAGCCTGGACCCCAACCTGTGGGAAGCCCAGAACATCGTCTTCGGCCTGGCCCAGCGCCTGGGCCGGCAAAATCTAACCGAGGGGCTGGCCGCCCTGGGCCGCCGCCTTAATCTGGATCTGTGA
- a CDS encoding YbgA family protein translates to MAPYPRPEVVVSKCLGFEACRYNGEKLHDDFVDALGPWVRWRPVCPEVAIGLGVPRDPIRVVEKAGHPRLVQPATGRDCTEAMVAFSAEFLNSLETVDGFLLKSRSPSCGPQDVKIYSSLKPGASSRRGPGIFGGEVARSFANLAVEHEGRLRNFILRESWLTRLFTLADFRRMAGRVSMGGLVKFHSRHKLLLMAYNQQQLRIMGALVANPEKRPTPDVIAVYGDHLGMALARTPSAGRVINVLMHAMGYFKDQLKAAEKALFLETLDNYRAKKLPLSAAQTLLRSWIARFGSDYLAGQSFFAPYPQELVEISDSGKGRDL, encoded by the coding sequence ATGGCCCCGTATCCCCGCCCCGAAGTGGTGGTGAGCAAATGCCTGGGTTTCGAGGCCTGCCGCTACAACGGCGAGAAATTGCACGATGATTTCGTGGACGCCCTGGGCCCCTGGGTGCGCTGGCGGCCGGTGTGCCCCGAGGTGGCCATCGGCCTGGGCGTGCCCCGCGACCCCATCCGGGTGGTGGAAAAAGCGGGCCACCCCCGCCTGGTGCAGCCGGCCACCGGCCGCGACTGCACCGAGGCCATGGTGGCTTTCAGCGCCGAGTTCCTTAACAGCCTGGAAACGGTGGACGGCTTTCTTTTGAAAAGCCGCTCCCCCTCCTGCGGTCCCCAGGACGTGAAGATCTACTCCAGCCTCAAGCCGGGGGCCTCTTCCCGGCGGGGCCCCGGCATCTTCGGCGGCGAGGTGGCCCGCAGCTTCGCCAACCTGGCCGTGGAACACGAGGGGCGGCTGCGCAACTTCATCCTGCGGGAAAGCTGGCTCACCCGCCTGTTCACCCTGGCCGATTTTCGGCGCATGGCGGGCAGGGTCTCCATGGGTGGGCTGGTCAAGTTTCACAGCCGGCACAAGCTCTTGTTGATGGCCTACAACCAGCAGCAGCTCAGGATCATGGGCGCTTTGGTGGCCAATCCGGAAAAGCGCCCCACTCCGGACGTTATCGCGGTGTACGGTGACCACCTGGGCATGGCCCTGGCCCGCACCCCCAGCGCGGGGCGGGTGATCAACGTGCTCATGCACGCCATGGGTTATTTCAAGGATCAGCTCAAGGCGGCGGAAAAGGCCCTTTTCTTGGAGACCCTGGACAACTACCGCGCCAAAAAGCTGCCCCTGTCCGCCGCCCAGACCCTGTTGCGCTCCTGGATCGCCCGCTTCGGCTCGGATTACTTGGCCGGGCAGAGCTTTTTCGCCCCCTACCCCCAGGAGTTGGTGGAGATAAGCGACTCGGGCAAGGGCCGCGACCTGTAG
- the sfsA gene encoding DNA/RNA nuclease SfsA produces MGRPGPRLARARLEFEQPLVPGRLIRRYKRFLADVRLAGGAKVTAHCPNSGSMLTCLEDDAPVYLSRASNPARRTPFTWEMIYINHGWVGVNTMAPNYLAARAAEERALKIFAGARAVRREVKVDAHTRLDMVVERAKGPLYVEVKNVTMVQGRVARFPDSVTSRGAKHLETLMRLKAHGADAAMLYVVQRGDAASMGPAKDIDPTYAKLFHQARAVGVDLVAVRAEVGPTGIRLERRLPLAE; encoded by the coding sequence GTGGGCCGCCCCGGCCCCCGCCTGGCCCGCGCCCGCCTGGAGTTCGAACAGCCCCTGGTGCCCGGCCGCCTGATAAGACGCTACAAGCGCTTTTTGGCCGACGTGCGCCTGGCCGGCGGCGCCAAGGTAACCGCCCATTGCCCCAACTCCGGCTCCATGCTCACCTGCCTGGAAGACGACGCCCCGGTGTACCTGAGCCGGGCAAGCAACCCGGCCCGGCGCACCCCCTTCACCTGGGAGATGATCTACATCAACCACGGCTGGGTGGGGGTGAACACCATGGCCCCCAACTACCTGGCCGCCCGGGCCGCCGAGGAGCGGGCCTTGAAAATCTTCGCCGGGGCCCGGGCGGTGCGCCGCGAGGTCAAGGTGGACGCCCACACCCGTTTGGACATGGTGGTGGAGCGGGCCAAGGGCCCCCTGTACGTGGAGGTCAAGAACGTGACCATGGTTCAGGGGAGGGTGGCCCGCTTCCCCGATTCGGTCACCAGCCGGGGAGCCAAGCACCTGGAGACCCTGATGCGCCTCAAGGCCCATGGGGCCGACGCGGCCATGCTCTACGTGGTGCAGCGGGGCGACGCCGCCTCCATGGGACCGGCCAAGGACATAGACCCCACCTACGCCAAGCTGTTCCACCAGGCCCGCGCCGTGGGGGTGGATCTGGTGGCGGTGCGGGCCGAGGTTGGCCCCACCGGCATACGCCTGGAACGCCGCCTGCCCCTGGCCGAATAG
- a CDS encoding alpha-amylase/4-alpha-glucanotransferase domain-containing protein, which yields MSDAPAALGGKMNLLMVLHAHQPVGNFPWVLAKAVAECYQPVVQALAAYPEIRCGLHFSGPLLQYMLANHQELIQTISALVARGQVEMLSGGFYEPLLASIPARDALDQMAMMNQATRQIFGQKPRGFWLAERIWEPALPAKLAPAGLHYTLVDDTHFYYAGLDEAAMYGYHLTEREGHTLALFPTNKQLRYTIPFQEPARTVDFLGRAYAAHGATCATYGDDMEKFGLWPETWEWVFGKGWLVKFFEKILEASDWLATTTPSDFLDSHQAAGRVYPPTASYEEMLTWALPAEASAELESIIHELEEEGRFEKMRRFLRGGQWDNFLIKYRESNLMHKRMLWVSDKVAAAGEKDQARDHLMQAQCNCAYWHGLFGGLYLGHLRQAVHEHLIAAEDILDRAAHGEGPWAECAVADLDRDSNDEVVLSGPALDAVVHPAYGGSVSVLDLRKRRFNLADTLSRRFEAYHEKLTQAVREQASEAQTCHTQDEGVASIHDRVVFKEAHLENYLVYDWYDRACFQDHLLAPRANLDNFSRPDYGEWGDLVTGRYELLDSGAHGEEAWCRLERASHLFAPGGPYPLGMAKGFDLGPGPRLAASYKVRTSDQATPAFRLAVELNFTLLSASDPGKRLERGDERHSLDRSWELPEVEEITLVNATDRFSLRFTPSQAATVWHFPVETVSNSESGLERTYQGSSLSFIWEVPGGAGEWEFGLALELQ from the coding sequence ATGAGCGATGCGCCGGCCGCCCTGGGCGGCAAGATGAATCTGTTGATGGTGCTGCACGCCCACCAGCCGGTGGGCAACTTCCCCTGGGTGTTGGCCAAGGCGGTGGCCGAGTGTTACCAGCCGGTGGTGCAGGCCCTGGCCGCCTATCCGGAGATCCGCTGCGGCCTGCATTTTTCCGGGCCCCTGTTGCAGTACATGCTGGCCAACCACCAGGAGCTCATCCAGACCATCAGCGCCCTGGTGGCCCGGGGCCAGGTGGAGATGCTCTCGGGCGGCTTTTACGAGCCCCTGTTGGCCTCCATCCCGGCGCGCGACGCCCTGGACCAAATGGCCATGATGAACCAGGCCACCCGGCAAATCTTCGGGCAGAAGCCCCGCGGCTTCTGGCTGGCCGAGCGCATCTGGGAGCCCGCCCTGCCGGCCAAGCTGGCCCCGGCCGGGCTCCATTACACCCTGGTGGACGACACCCACTTTTATTACGCGGGCCTGGACGAGGCGGCCATGTACGGCTATCACCTCACCGAGCGCGAGGGGCACACCCTGGCCCTGTTTCCCACCAACAAGCAGTTGCGCTACACCATCCCCTTTCAGGAGCCGGCGCGCACCGTGGACTTTTTGGGCCGGGCCTACGCCGCCCACGGAGCCACCTGCGCCACCTACGGCGACGACATGGAGAAGTTCGGCCTGTGGCCCGAGACCTGGGAGTGGGTCTTCGGCAAGGGCTGGCTGGTGAAGTTTTTCGAAAAAATCCTGGAGGCCTCGGACTGGCTGGCCACCACCACGCCCAGCGACTTTTTGGACTCCCACCAGGCCGCCGGGCGGGTCTACCCCCCCACCGCCTCCTACGAGGAGATGCTCACCTGGGCCCTGCCCGCCGAGGCCAGCGCCGAGCTGGAGTCCATCATCCACGAGCTTGAGGAGGAGGGGCGCTTCGAGAAGATGCGCCGCTTTTTGCGCGGCGGCCAGTGGGACAACTTCCTGATCAAGTACCGCGAGTCCAACCTCATGCACAAGCGCATGCTGTGGGTAAGCGACAAGGTGGCCGCCGCGGGCGAGAAAGACCAGGCCCGCGACCACCTGATGCAGGCCCAGTGCAACTGCGCCTATTGGCACGGCCTGTTCGGGGGGCTCTACCTGGGCCATCTGCGACAGGCGGTGCACGAGCACCTCATCGCCGCCGAGGACATCCTGGACCGGGCGGCCCACGGCGAGGGGCCCTGGGCCGAGTGCGCGGTGGCCGACCTGGACCGCGACTCCAACGACGAGGTGGTGCTCTCCGGCCCGGCCCTGGACGCGGTGGTGCATCCGGCCTACGGCGGCTCGGTGAGCGTGCTGGACCTGCGGAAGAGACGCTTCAACCTGGCCGACACCCTGAGCCGGCGCTTCGAGGCCTACCACGAAAAGCTGACCCAGGCGGTACGGGAGCAGGCCTCGGAGGCCCAAACCTGCCACACCCAGGACGAGGGGGTGGCCTCCATCCACGACCGGGTGGTGTTCAAGGAGGCCCACCTGGAGAACTACCTGGTCTACGACTGGTACGACCGGGCCTGTTTCCAGGACCACCTGCTGGCCCCCAGGGCCAACCTGGACAACTTCTCGCGCCCGGACTACGGCGAGTGGGGCGATTTGGTCACCGGGCGCTACGAGCTGTTGGACAGCGGGGCCCACGGCGAGGAGGCCTGGTGCCGCCTGGAGCGGGCCAGCCATCTCTTCGCGCCGGGCGGCCCCTATCCGCTCGGCATGGCCAAGGGCTTCGACCTGGGACCGGGCCCCCGCCTGGCCGCCTCCTATAAGGTGCGCACCAGCGACCAGGCCACCCCGGCCTTCCGCCTGGCCGTGGAGCTCAACTTCACCCTGCTCTCGGCGAGCGACCCCGGCAAGCGCCTGGAGCGCGGCGACGAGCGCCATTCCCTGGACCGGTCCTGGGAGCTCCCCGAGGTGGAGGAGATCACTCTGGTCAACGCCACCGACCGCTTCAGCCTGCGCTTCACCCCCAGCCAAGCGGCCACGGTGTGGCACTTCCCGGTGGAGACGGTGTCCAACTCCGAGTCCGGCCTGGAGCGCACCTACCAGGGCAGCAGCCTCAGCTTCATATGGGAGGTGCCCGGCGGGGCGGGCGAGTGGGAGTTCGGCCTGGCCCTGGAACTGCAATAG
- a CDS encoding cytochrome c3 family protein: MKYMTTLLAAALTLALAAPLALGQEDVMTLSSAEQGLKDRPPVVFSHAKHSDIYDCTACHHEYDKFMANQGGGEAKCSECHQPSATAKNPTPLTLAFHQQCKSCHLKLIQMKAPQTGPIMCGDCHRAGVPAAPQAKEAKKK, from the coding sequence ATGAAGTATATGACCACCCTCTTGGCCGCGGCCCTGACGCTGGCCCTGGCCGCGCCCCTGGCGCTGGGTCAGGAAGACGTCATGACCCTCTCCAGCGCCGAGCAGGGGCTAAAGGACCGGCCGCCGGTGGTGTTCAGCCACGCCAAGCACTCGGATATCTACGACTGCACCGCCTGCCACCATGAGTACGACAAGTTCATGGCCAACCAGGGCGGGGGAGAGGCCAAGTGCTCCGAGTGCCACCAGCCCTCGGCCACGGCCAAGAACCCCACGCCGCTCACCCTGGCCTTCCACCAGCAGTGCAAGAGCTGCCACCTCAAGCTCATTCAGATGAAGGCCCCCCAGACCGGGCCCATCATGTGCGGCGACTGCCACCGCGCGGGTGTCCCGGCGGCTCCCCAGGCCAAGGAGGCCAAGAAGAAATAG
- a CDS encoding SagB/ThcOx family dehydrogenase: MKPYHQTTAYTRQGMAGGFMDWANQPWPFKRYPDAPPQPLGEPRLPEASFWPSLLAWPPAPDAQAPPLDPAGLAGLLALAAGLTAQAHGGTYLRSPASAGALYPTELYLVASGLGWLADGLWHYAPEANAPRLLRPGNLAGAAAKVLGGRPRGLSFLLGALLWRSIWKYRTRAWRYCLLDGGHLLACLELALAACGLEQHPCLAPATSGGELLGLTPEREALVAGVGAGETVSEAGPEPPAWQPPEEEPLSPREQSDPTVAEAAALGLGERPGPEPDWPGEPAPVGAARLHPRPPEDGPALGRVMLARRSRRNFIPQGLNAAQVALLLAASLPMEGPLGATVLLGPGGDLPAGAHRYYPGDQALALVETGDRRAAAARACLDQMWVGQAALSLVLWADPARLDAAAGERGYARAMLAAGRAGQRLYLAATALGLGCCGVGAFYDAELAAAAALPSGAWPLYLVAAGPVKGGAPV, encoded by the coding sequence ATGAAGCCATATCACCAAACCACCGCCTACACCCGCCAAGGCATGGCCGGCGGATTCATGGACTGGGCCAACCAGCCCTGGCCCTTCAAGCGCTACCCGGACGCCCCGCCCCAGCCCTTGGGCGAGCCCCGCCTGCCCGAGGCCTCCTTTTGGCCCAGCCTGCTGGCCTGGCCCCCCGCGCCAGACGCACAGGCCCCGCCCCTGGACCCGGCGGGCCTGGCCGGGCTCCTGGCCCTGGCCGCCGGGCTCACCGCCCAGGCCCACGGCGGCACCTATCTGCGCTCCCCGGCCAGCGCCGGGGCCCTTTATCCCACGGAGCTTTATTTGGTCGCCTCGGGCCTGGGCTGGCTGGCCGACGGCCTGTGGCACTACGCACCCGAGGCCAACGCCCCGCGCCTGCTCAGGCCCGGCAACCTGGCCGGGGCGGCCGCCAAGGTGTTGGGCGGCCGGCCCCGTGGCCTGAGCTTCCTGCTCGGCGCCCTGCTCTGGCGCAGCATCTGGAAATACCGCACCAGGGCCTGGCGCTATTGCCTGTTGGACGGCGGGCATCTGCTGGCCTGCCTGGAGTTGGCCCTGGCCGCCTGTGGCTTGGAGCAGCACCCCTGCCTGGCCCCGGCCACCAGCGGCGGCGAGCTGCTGGGCCTCACCCCGGAGCGCGAGGCCCTGGTGGCCGGGGTGGGCGCGGGAGAAACGGTCAGCGAGGCCGGGCCCGAGCCCCCGGCCTGGCAGCCCCCGGAGGAGGAGCCGCTGTCGCCCCGCGAGCAGAGCGACCCCACCGTGGCGGAGGCCGCCGCCCTGGGCCTGGGCGAGCGCCCCGGTCCGGAGCCGGACTGGCCCGGCGAGCCCGCCCCGGTGGGGGCGGCGCGTCTACACCCCCGGCCGCCCGAGGACGGGCCGGCCCTGGGCCGGGTGATGCTGGCCCGGCGCTCCCGGCGCAACTTCATTCCCCAGGGGCTGAATGCCGCCCAGGTGGCATTGCTGCTGGCCGCCTCCCTGCCCATGGAGGGCCCCCTGGGGGCCACGGTGCTGCTGGGGCCGGGCGGCGACCTGCCCGCCGGGGCCCACCGTTACTATCCCGGCGACCAGGCCCTGGCCCTGGTGGAGACCGGCGACCGGCGGGCGGCGGCGGCCCGTGCCTGTTTGGACCAGATGTGGGTGGGTCAGGCGGCCCTGAGCCTGGTGCTGTGGGCCGATCCGGCCCGCCTGGACGCCGCGGCCGGGGAGCGAGGCTACGCCCGGGCCATGCTGGCCGCCGGGCGGGCCGGGCAACGCCTGTACCTGGCGGCCACCGCCCTGGGCCTGGGCTGCTGCGGGGTGGGGGCTTTTTACGACGCGGAGCTGGCCGCGGCCGCCGCCCTGCCCTCCGGCGCCTGGCCCCTGTACCTGGTGGCCGCCGGGCCGGTCAAGGGCGGGGCCCCCGTTTAG
- a CDS encoding ABC transporter ATP-binding protein: MIEVRELSKRFGATVAVDRLSFSLDQGEILGFLGPNGAGKTTTMRILTGFFPPSGGQALINGHDVVEEPMPARRAVGYMPENVPLYGDMRVDEYLRFVGGAKGLDRSAAKKEAGRTMEAVGIDKRARQLIKQLSKGYRQRVGLAQALLGDPPVLILDEPTIGFDPGQIVEIRSLIKGFAGSKTVILSSHILPEVAATCSQVVIINQGRLMAEGPIELLRVGRQGGASLKVLLQGPQEALTRLLQDVPGVDSVACTGASPHLEGACYFSLETDAHSQVAARVAQAVVAAGHGLMEMTPVSASLEEVFMQLTTEEPGSGEEAA, from the coding sequence ATGATCGAGGTACGGGAGCTAAGCAAACGCTTCGGGGCCACGGTGGCGGTGGACCGCCTGAGCTTCAGCCTGGACCAGGGCGAAATCTTGGGATTCTTGGGCCCCAACGGGGCCGGCAAGACCACCACCATGCGCATCCTCACCGGTTTCTTCCCCCCCAGCGGCGGCCAGGCCCTGATCAACGGCCACGACGTGGTGGAGGAGCCCATGCCCGCCCGGCGCGCCGTGGGCTACATGCCCGAGAACGTGCCGCTCTACGGCGACATGCGGGTGGATGAGTATCTGCGCTTCGTGGGAGGGGCCAAGGGCCTGGACCGCTCCGCCGCCAAAAAAGAGGCGGGCCGGACCATGGAGGCGGTGGGCATAGACAAACGGGCCCGCCAACTCATCAAGCAGCTTTCCAAGGGCTACCGCCAGAGGGTGGGCCTGGCCCAGGCCCTGCTGGGCGACCCGCCGGTGCTCATCCTGGACGAGCCCACCATCGGTTTCGACCCCGGTCAGATCGTGGAGATCCGCAGCCTCATAAAAGGTTTCGCCGGCAGCAAGACCGTCATCCTCTCCAGCCACATCCTGCCCGAGGTGGCCGCCACCTGCTCCCAGGTGGTGATCATCAACCAGGGCCGCCTGATGGCCGAGGGGCCCATCGAACTGCTCAGGGTCGGGCGCCAGGGCGGGGCCAGCCTCAAGGTGCTGTTGCAGGGCCCCCAGGAGGCGCTCACCCGCCTGCTGCAGGACGTGCCGGGCGTGGACTCGGTGGCCTGCACCGGGGCCAGCCCTCACCTGGAGGGCGCCTGCTACTTCTCGCTGGAGACCGACGCCCACAGCCAAGTGGCCGCGCGGGTGGCCCAGGCGGTGGTGGCCGCCGGGCACGGGCTCATGGAGATGACCCCGGTCTCGGCCAGCCTGGAGGAGGTGTTCATGCAACTGACCACCGAGGAGCCCGGCTCCGGGGAGGAGGCGGCATGA